GTGCACCGGGATGATGACGTCGACTGCATACTGTGGCACCCGGACCATACTACGGAACCCCGCTGCAGGATGCGCACGCGGCGGGTCCAGTAGGGTGGTCACGACCCTTGACCGCGTGAGGACGCCGATGAACTCGAACAGCCAGGCGGTGCTCGCCGCGCCCGTGCAGCGGCTCGACGCACTGACGGGGCTGCGCTGGTGGGCGGCGCTCATGGTGTTCCTGTACCACATGCGGGAGTTCGCGCCCCTTCCCGGCTCCATCAAACTCGTCTTCGACCAGGGCTACCTCGGCGTCACGTTCTTCTTCGTGCTCTCGGGGTTCGTGCTGACCTGGTCGATGCGCCCGGCGGTGCGGCTCTCCACCTTCTACTGGCGGCGGTTCGCCCGGATCTGGCCCGCGCACATGATCGCCCTGCTGCTGGCCATCCCGGTGTTCTACACCTTCAGTACGATCCCCGAGGGCAGCTTCTTGAAGCCCTTCGACCTCGGCATCCTGCTGCTCTCCGTGGTGCTGATCCAGGGATGGTGGGCGAATCCGGTGATCCTCTTCTCCGGCAACCCCGCGGCCTGGACGCTCACGGTCGAGGCGCTGTTCTACGCGCTGCACCCGTGGATCTCGAAGATCCTCCTCCCGCTCTCACGGTACGGTGCGCTGGTGCTCGCGGCTGCGGCGATCGCCTGGGCCTTCGTCTACCGCGCCGGCGTGCTGTACTGGCCGGAATCGTGGCTGGCGGACGTGCCGATGCCGATCACCCGCGTGCCCGAGTTCATCCTCGGCATGGCGCTCGCCTGGGCGATGCGGAGCGGCTGGCGCCCGCGTGTGCACCCGCTGCTCGGGATCGCCGCCATGGGGGCGGTCGTGCTCGGGATCGTGTACGCGCTGCTGCACGCCGAGTGGTGGCCGATCGCCGCGTTCGGCAACGAGCTGTTCACCGTGGCCGTCGGCATCAGTATCGTCGGTCTGGCCTCGTTCGCCCTGCGGGGGCGCACGTCGCTCTTCGCGTCCCGCTGGCAGGTGCGGCTGGGGGCGTGGTCGTTCGCCTTCTACCTGGTGCACGCGACGGTCATCTACCTCGCCCTGCGGATCTTCGGCTTCCAGGGTCCGTCATGGTCGAACCTCGGTTGGTTCGCCGTGATCCTCGCCATCGACATCGTGCTGGCCTGGCTGCTCTACCGGTTCATCGAGCATCCGCTCGAGCGGCGGATGCGCCGCTGGAAGGATCGACGCGATGAGCGTGCGGCGGTCCCGCAGGGCTGAACCGCGCTACGGGGCGATCCAGTGCTCCATGAGCGTTCGGGCGCTCGCCGCACCGGTGTGCATCTTTGCGACGAACACCGGGCCCTGCGCGGCGATGGCGCGAGCCCGAGCCGGATCCTCGATGAGCTCGCGGACGACGTCGCCGAGCGTGTCCGCCGTCGCCTCGACGATCGGCAGTTCCATCCCCGCATCCGCCGCAACCCGCTCGCGCACCTCGGGCAGCACGTGCCCCACGACGACCCGCCCGGAGGCCATGGCCTCACACGCGGCCACACCGTACGAGCCGAGGCGAAACTGGTCGAGCACGATGTCCGCAGCGGCGAAGACCCCCGGCATGTCGGCGGAGGGCGTCGACTCGATGAGGTCGATCTCGATCGCGCCCTCGGTGATGAGGTCGTCGAGGGCCGGTGCGATCCAGTGGCTTCCCTTCTGCACCCGGTTGCTCGAGGCGTGGATCACGCGCACGCGGTCGCCCGCGAAGGGCGCGTCTGCGGCGAGGAAGCGGTCCGGGTCGATGACGACCGGGCACCACTGCGCCCACGGGACGTCCGCGAGGAGATCCGGGGTCGAGACGAAGGTCGGCCGGCGGAGGCGGTCGAGCAGCGCGAGGTTCGCGGTGGCATCGCGCTCGAGTTCTTCCGTGCGCGGATCCTCGGGGTAGGGGGACCACGGGGTCCGTTGCGCGTGCGCACTCGGCTCCCGCACATCCGTGCCGTGGCAGAGGTAGGCGACGGAGATGCCCGACGCCTCGAGCGCGGTGATCTCCGCCTCGAGATCACGGCCGAACTCTTTGCCGAACATGGGCCGCTCGGCCTCGATCAGCACGTGGGTGAACTGCCGCGCGGCGTCCCATTCGGCCCGGCCCCATGCGGCCGAGGTGTTGACCGCCGCGATCGGCACGCTGGTGTCGGCGGGGAAGGCGAAACCGCCGGGCAGCACGATGGCCGTGTTGCGCGCCGCGATCGATGGCGTATCGCACTCAAGGGCGCGAGCCCAGAGGAACCCCTGCCCCGAGTAGTTGGTGGGGGCGATGTAGACGCGGACGTCGCCGTCGGGCACGACCGTGTTCGGCGCGGCCACCGCGCCGCCCAGGAGCCTGCCGGACAGCTGCCCCACGAACCCGTCCGGATTCCTCGCCGCAGAGGTCATCACCCGACCGACCCACCGCGGCATCTTCGATTTGTGCCGCATCGCCCAGTCGGCCGCACGCTGGAAGAGGGTGCTCACTGCTCGGACCCCCGTTCGTGGGCGGCGTCGAGCACGTCGCAGACCCGCTCCGCGGTCGCCCGCATGGAGTGGTGCGCCGCGGTCCACTCGGCGAGCGCCTGGCGTTCGGGTGCGGGCAGCGGGTCA
Above is a genomic segment from Leucobacter rhizosphaerae containing:
- a CDS encoding acyltransferase family protein; this encodes MNSNSQAVLAAPVQRLDALTGLRWWAALMVFLYHMREFAPLPGSIKLVFDQGYLGVTFFFVLSGFVLTWSMRPAVRLSTFYWRRFARIWPAHMIALLLAIPVFYTFSTIPEGSFLKPFDLGILLLSVVLIQGWWANPVILFSGNPAAWTLTVEALFYALHPWISKILLPLSRYGALVLAAAAIAWAFVYRAGVLYWPESWLADVPMPITRVPEFILGMALAWAMRSGWRPRVHPLLGIAAMGAVVLGIVYALLHAEWWPIAAFGNELFTVAVGISIVGLASFALRGRTSLFASRWQVRLGAWSFAFYLVHATVIYLALRIFGFQGPSWSNLGWFAVILAIDIVLAWLLYRFIEHPLERRMRRWKDRRDERAAVPQG
- a CDS encoding glycosyltransferase family protein, whose amino-acid sequence is MSTLFQRAADWAMRHKSKMPRWVGRVMTSAARNPDGFVGQLSGRLLGGAVAAPNTVVPDGDVRVYIAPTNYSGQGFLWARALECDTPSIAARNTAIVLPGGFAFPADTSVPIAAVNTSAAWGRAEWDAARQFTHVLIEAERPMFGKEFGRDLEAEITALEASGISVAYLCHGTDVREPSAHAQRTPWSPYPEDPRTEELERDATANLALLDRLRRPTFVSTPDLLADVPWAQWCPVVIDPDRFLAADAPFAGDRVRVIHASSNRVQKGSHWIAPALDDLITEGAIEIDLIESTPSADMPGVFAAADIVLDQFRLGSYGVAACEAMASGRVVVGHVLPEVRERVAADAGMELPIVEATADTLGDVVRELIEDPARARAIAAQGPVFVAKMHTGAASARTLMEHWIAP